TAGAAGAGGAAGAAGAGGTAGACATGAACATAAAGATTTATTTGAAACTGAAGAAACTGATGAAGGCTCTACAGAAGAATATCCTTCTAATCGCAGAAGTTATATGATACCTTTTAGAGCCAAACATTTAGGAAAAGATACTTTATTAGGTAGAACCGGTCCTGCTATTGTGCCTTTAGTAGGTCGTGGTCAACACAGTGGTAGAGGTAGTAGTAGAGGTAGTGGTAGAGGTCGTGGTAGAGGTTCTGGTAAAAATTcaggtaaaaataaaaacaaaaaaggAAAAGATCGTAGTGGAAAAGGCAAAGACAAGGAAGAAggcaaaaaaagaaaacgacgtgagatattatttttaagccATTAATAATTAGCTTTAACTAatttaactattaaaattttttatttacaaattaaaagtttGTAGACTTTTTTacgtaaaataaattttaatttataatttttttccaaagtaattaatcaaaaaatatatatatagctATATAAAGGATCACTAGATTCATtcataactttaaaaaaaattaaattgttaaagCAATTGtaccaatttttttttaattatcacGTGTTATATAGAAATTCTTCTCAACATTAAGtgaaaaatacaaaatttataaatattttttttatatactacTTTACAGTTAAATatcattcaaaaaaatacatatttattgtaattttatttttaaatttgattgtaaaacaatgtattttttttctaattataatgtaattagaaattttttttatttatttatgattaccaaaattttataactttaaaataaattataaatttaattactttaataaaattaactttaaatatatattcatataatatattttttaaataataaaatgttttatttacctaattaaatataattataagatcatataacaatttttaaaatgttaaatatttttctcttAGAATAAATTACATCAATTCAAAAATCAAGTACTTTAATGTTATCATAATTATACTTTCTATAATACACgtcatattattttaattttaaaaagatcattttataatttttagatttaataaaaaaaaaagtaaagaacaatattttattaaatgtacgcttacatcaaataaataaaacacataaacaatatttttcttttttgtttgTCACCTCATACATTTGACGtcataaaaacaaaataaaataatctaaaaatatattagttaTGGAAATAGTAAAAACTTGATTAATGAAAAAGTATGTGTAAGATTCTTAATGCCAAAtgtattttgtaataaatttaccgataattatttaatatataaatgttatatttatgaaaaaaaaattattattgatgattattataaatcaATTATCTATCTTCTCTtgtattctttttatttatttaaaaaaaatatttttactaaaatatattaaaaaaactttttaacaagattatacttttttttcttaaaaaaataataatatttacattatcaatgacaagaaaaaaaaaaacttagatataaacatttatgataaaacactcaacaaatattattactgatattttgtcaaaaatacaaaatgtttatcttaattatatatatttttatataatgtgTTTATTCTCCCTTTTTTTTCCTCCTTTTCATTTTCTCCGACTATTTATTTCTCTCTCTCTTTTTCCCCCCTCCATTTCTTAGACTTCACCATCttttcttataataatataaataaatcaggtggtaaagttaaaaagtaaagtatataataccaatttattttgtcaaaaacatcattttttttacacattttcattttatttttttaattctataGTTATTATcatgttttttattattaaactttgTCTTATACTAATATGGTCACACTTATTAACTTTTGTCTCTACTGACAATACAGGAGTTTGGTGTTATGATTGTAActcaaaaaatgataaaaattgtgTTGATGAATAccaaaaatatgaaaatgaaTGTCCTGttcataatattaatgaaagtGTTTCATTAACTCCTACCGGATgtagaaaaattattcaaattgTTGATggtaagattttttttttttaactatatgaTTTTCATTTATAGATGATACAACAATAATCAGAGAATGTGCCTATTCAGGAGAATTAATGAATAATCAACTTAATATGGGATCAGTTGGtgttaaaagatatatgACTCAATGcaatcaaaatttttgtaattctTCCAACAAAATTGTAACAAGTTgtattcttttctttttatcaatGATACTATTTctatatcaaatatttacctaattttttttatgttactttttcttttttttactaatatctattataaagataaaagttAGTCAATTTCTTGAAAACATAattgtatcattttttttaaaaataaatatgatttaaaaaaaaaagattattctaatgttaataaaacaaaaatataatcatttggtattatttaatacaattttaacattaattattattattatcaataacaaatattattataagcaacttatttatttcataaaaaatattaccactaataaatttatttttagaactagaggaatatatataaatcattatttttatattaggcgaatatagttaattatttctgattagaaaatttttcaaaatcttctttaaagaaagaaattttatctttGTATTTAGCGAAGTAGTTGTCAAAATGATTTACAATGTACCtcgttattttttaattctttatctggtattcttttaaattatttttttttccggAAAAATGTTATACTCCATCAGAATATTAATGGCATCTTCATTAGCAGAAATGCTTTGaaatgttattaattattttcaatagtataattaattttttaattttatttctaaattcataaacttcaaaattattagttttgagaaattattttaaaattaaactataaattttatttcaacaCAAATtctaatattgttattttaaaaaaagaattaagattttttaaagtaaaattaaatttttttttttgaatcatCATGTATAccttgatttttttaattgactTCTGAATTAATCAATTAATATACtatacaatattattaatcttttgtaaaattcatttattaataacttaacttaaaaaaaatttttttcttcttatcagttatatttttaaaatttgattgtTAGGACTAAAGTTTTAATGgttgaatttttttcttttgattatttttccTATCAATATGctaattatcattttactCAACTGTTTTgtgtataatttttcaagataataactacaaaaattttaaacatatattttcttGTTACAATCAATTTTCATAATGACATTTATGTCATAatactaataattttgattcatatttaaaatatactcttgtaaaaaattaagacataaaaaatttatttagaaaatttaaaaatgtaaatactATTAGTCAAAatctaaataaataataaaaagattgaCAATGAAAtcatgaaaataataaacaacaatttatttacaaacttttattcaaataaagGTCTTGCCAAGACTTAATAGTACCTTAAACACTTGGGTCTTCCAAAATATCTTCAGTATTTTGAAgaatatcaatattttcatCGAATTTAGATTTCTTATGTGTATCATAAATATCTTCACCAAGATCATCATGAAAATCAAGCTCTTGTGAAATTCCACGCTTTCTATTGCCATTATCTGGTGGTGTTGGTGCCTCAAGATCATCTGCATCATCATCATTTGTAAGCACCTCTGTTTCCTGAGAATCCTCAACTATTTCATCTTCTTTTTCAGGTTTTAACAAGTCTTCTATACGACTCTTTAATTCTTTTACTTGTTCCTTCAATtcaataatttcattttcttttacttTCAAACCATTTGAATACTGTTGAGCAAGATTTTCAATTAAACTATTTCTATCTAACTCCAATGTTAAATCTTCTATTTTTTCCTTCAAAATacttatttctttatttaaattttcaatttcaaTATTCTTTTCATTAATCTGATTTTGTAATTCTGCAATTGTTCCATCATTATCTCCCtcttttgtattatttttttcttcaattatCTTTTCTAATCTCTCACTTTTCTCTTTCAATATTTGTGCTTGATCTCTGTAGTCTCGTGCAAGTTTACGCACTCGTATGAATTTACTCTTATAGCCTTCTTCTTCACTAGAATCAACACTCTTATTAGCTTGCTCCtcagttaattttttattttcttctttaagTTTGGAAATAACTGATTTTGCTGTTTCTATTTCTGTAACTAACATTTCACATTTAGATGGACCATATTTAGCAAGAATTTCTAAATTCCTTTCATTTTGTTTCTTCCAGGAATCTCTTTCCTTTGAAACAGAAGTTAAAtctttaaacaaattttcttTCTCGTTTTCAAGAACTACATTTTTAGACTCAAGAGCCaagtttatattttctttttccttTAGCTGATTCTCAAGTTCGGTGCATCTTTGGATAATTTCCTGAAGCTCTCCTTTAACTTTATCTAATTCTTCTTTTGTTATatcaaaaacttttaatttttgaacaagtaaatttttatctttaagtTCTTGTAATTGAATCTCAATAGTATGTCGAAGTTCTTTCACTTTTGCATCAAGAAGTGATGTGTTAGTTTTTTCAACAGCAAGTAATGAACGAACATTAGTTAATTCACATTCAGCATTTGCACATCTTTGTAAAGTTGATTGACAATCATTCTGTAAACATTCTATCATTCTATTCAATCGCGCAATTGTTTCAATATACTTTTCTGTTGAATCATCTTCATCTGCTGAAGTCATAAAACTACTTGACATAGAAGTATTTATTGTacatgataaaatatttttctctcTTATTTCAGTAAAACTACTAATAAGACTTCTCAATTCATTCAACATATGGTCATTATTTTCAACCTTTACTTTTTCTGAAGTAATCATTTCATCAATTCTATTTTGAAGTCTATCACGTTCTGTATCCATTACATTTTTGTAAGCTTCAAACTCTTCATTCAATGCTTTTAATGAAACATCTTTTTGACTAAGAGCATAttcaagtttttttaaactttcgTCCTTACTTTCAATTGTCTTTTCTAATTCGGTTACTTGAGATTCAAAAGCAGAAATTGTTTCACTTAATGTTTCTTTAATTTGAGTAAGTCTATCAACTTCTTCCCTGAGAATTGTTGCATCCCGCACTGTTGTTTccaaaagattatttaaattttggaAATTGCTTTCGTTCTGAGATACTATAGATTGCATCTTGATAGACATATTCTCAAGTTCAGTAGTTTTATGATTACATTCTGTTTCAAGAGATGAAATCATACTTCTAGAATCTTCaagattttttttcactGTCTTCAATTCTTCTTCACTTAAAAACAATTGTTCTTGAAGACGATTTCTTTCACTATTTTCTAAGTCATTAGCTTGCTTCAAAGCTGATTCAACATCTTCTGAAAATTCAGATATCTTATTAAGTTGTTCATCTTTTACTTTAAGtcttaatttataattatttaccaGTTCTTCAAGCTCAGCACATCGTCTCTCAAGATAAGCTTTAGCTGTACCCATTTTTCTAACTTCACCCTTATAATCCTCTGTTGTGAGTGAACCATCATTAAATTGTCCCAGTTGACTTTCTGTAAACGTTATTTTATCCTTAAGATTAACAATTTCTGTTTCTTTTTCCTTAAGTAATGTCTccattaatttaattttatcatcataAATTTTCCTATCACCTTCCAATTTTGCTATATTTGCTTTCAgatcattaatatttctattattttgttCCATTGTTGTTTTGAAAGTTTCATTAATTGAATCACGTTGTTTAATAAGAGCATCCAACTGAGCTTGtgaattgaaaatattatcttcagacatttttttaataaagtcCTGAATCTCATCGACAGCTGTTTCAACCTTATTTGCACGAGAAGAAAATCCACGCAAAGTTTCATTTTCAGTTTGAAGTCGTACTTCACTACTagctaatattttattttgatctTCGAGACTTCTTTTTTCAACTTTAAGATGTGAAATTTCCTCTTGATATTCGATAAGTTTTCTATTCAAGTTACCTATTTCAGTAAAtttcttttcattttctCTTGTCAAAGCTTCGATCTTTTTGATGAAACGATTATTCGCACGTTCTAAAGCTTCAGTATTTTGAGCTGTAATCTTATTGCATTGTCTTAGATATTGAACATCTGACTCCAATTTACCAACTGTACCACGCAATTCAGCTATTAATTTAGTTTGTTCATCAATGCGCTCTTTGTAAATTCTagaatacatatataatttaaatctaaaaaaatatacaaactTACTTATCACTCTCATTTTTCTGTTCATTTAATGTTACAGTAAGTTCCTCAAGATGTGAAATCTTAGCTTCAAGTCTAGTTTTCTCATTCTTGAGTTCGTCAAGAGAAATACGTAAATTCTGAGCATCTGCTGAAAGACCCATTTTGTTATATGTTTCAATTGTTTCAGCAAAATGATCTCTCTGTTCCTGaattttctttaacattTCTGTTTGAACCTTCATTTGTTCttgaacaatttttaaatcttcttCAGCTTTAATAAGTTGCGCACTCAATTTTTCAGCTTCAGCTTCCCTGGCTTTCTGGAGATCTTCCTCTTTGTTTGCTTCAAGTAGTAATAACCTGGAACGTAGTTCAGAGTTGACTTTCTGTAATGAATCAATATCTGAAAATAGACTTTCACTCTCTTCAACTTCTGACGCTTCAAATCCTTTTCTTTCACTTTCGACCATGTACAAAAGTCTTTTTACCTGTTTACTTAATTCTTGACTGTCAACTTGATATCTCATAAGCTGAGTTTTGGTGTAATTCAACTCTCTTTGAAGTTTATCTTTTGTATCAACAGCATCTTCTAACATCTCTTGAACATTCCCAATTTGAGCCCTTAATGACTTGTTGTCAAGAAGTGTTTCTTTATAATCAATCAATTGATTTTCCAAAACCTTTATATTTTCAGTCATACTTTCGGCAAATTGATTCATCTTCTCTTccatatattttactttGTCCTTCAAATTATCCCTTTCAGCAGCAACATGTGAAtgcattaaaataaatgaagatAAAGTTCTTGATTGTTTCAAAGCACCTGTGGTATCTCCGTTGACCTCAGATAAATTTTGACTACTCCAATTACCAGAACCCGTATTACTAGATGATAATCTAACAATTTCTTTCTTCATATCAGAAATCATTTCGTCCTTACATCTAATTTCTTCTAAATACTCACTTCTAGACCCATCTAATTCATTAGCAGcattcataaaattattcttagATTCAATAAGCTCATCTTCAAGTGCTTGACATTGATTTGCTAAATCATCGTTCTTCTTCTGTTCCATATCTAAAGCTTCTTTCAAtgtttcaataattttttctttattatcaattattgCATCGTGTGAAGCTACTAATTTTGAACGCTCactagaattttttttaccttctTTTATTAAGGACTTAATGTTTTCATCATTCTCCTTTAACTGAGTTTTTAACTCTATAATCTCTTGTTGAAGAGTTTCTTCTCTTTCATTAACCGAAGCTTGGACCTCCTGAAGTTGTAATTCAAGTTTGCTAATAGTAATAGACTTAGATCCAAGAGCCTCATCACGGTCTCTAATCTCTTTCATGTACCAGTTTCTTGAATTTTCATATAGAATCTTCTGATCATTCCACGATTCTCTTTCTAATCTATTTCTTCTAGCTTCATCCgcatttttttctaaattactCTTTAAAGTTTCATTAACTGTTTTTAATTCATTGATatcatttgttaaaatttcaattttttccTGAAATTTCTCTTTAGCTTCTGTTATATTAACAACTTGACCTTCATAAACTTCGATCTTACTACGAAGTAACAAATTTTCATTATCCATTTGATGGATTTTTAATGAAAGTTCATCCCTCTCATTTTCCAAAATCCTTGAAAACTTGACTCTTTCTAAGACATCATTCGCCAAATCctcatttactttttttaattttaaattttctccTTTCAAATCGTCATAGTCTTTTTCAATGCGCGCGCATTGTTGTTCAAAAGCCAATAACTGATGTTCTGAAAATgaatttatacatatatatatttaataacacCCCacattgataaataaaatgaatgaaaaaaaaaacatacgtAAATCAGCTATTTCTTTCTCTTTATCAATATCCATAGAGGTTGGAGTCTCTAGATCCATAATTGAAGGTTGTGAATTTCAATATTTCTCTTTAAGATATTAGTACTTACAAATTAGACAAAAATTTCTATACcttgaaaaatatatgtatgtaGAAAAATGCACGGTTTATATTCCAAATGACTCTCTTGacaagaaattattttaaaaagaatgtaGTTAAGAGGCTATTTTATTGGAAATATGTTCATCAAAGAAACATGAAATGGATCATTATGTGTAGTGTTTTTTTCGATAGATTCTGTTGTTGCAGATAGTTGTTAATTTGTTAAAGATTTTGTCTTCtgttaatgatttttattctttttatttttactagctattatattaacattttttaattttttatattgatttattttttctttttaatcattttattaaactatgggataataataaaaaagtttaattttattttttttagaaccCTTGACAATGGCTAACATCTTTAAAAGATCCCTTTCTCTTTCTGCTACCGTAAATAATATGGTAAAAACTCCAATTCAAGTTTATGGTGTTGAGGGACGTTATGCTTCTGCATTGTATTCTGCTGCCGTTAAATCAAAAACGTTGGAAAACGTTGATAAAGATCTTCAAAAAGTAAAACAACTTTATGAAACTGATGCTAAATTTAAGGTAAacaattgtttatttttttaaaagtaaacataaatttttaggaGTTTGCCATCAATCCAACTCTCcaaaatgacaaaaaaaaagaggcTGTCAAAAAAATTGCAAAGGCTCTTGGAGTCTCTAAAGAAGCAACAAACTTTTTTGGTGTTCTTGCTGAGAATGGACGTCTTAATATTCTTGAAGCTGTTATCAATTCATTTGAATCAATAATGCGTGCCCACAAAGGAGAATTATTTGTTGAGGTTACTTCTGCAGCACCTCTTTCCAAAGCTCATCAATCATCTCTTAGTGATGCTTTaggaaaatttaataaaggTGGAAAAAATTTGACTGtcaaatatattgttaaacCAGAAATTGTTGGAGGACTCATAGTTAACTTAGGTGATAAGTATGTTGATATGTCTATGGCAACCAGAATCAAGAAATATCATGATGCACTTAATGAGGCTCTTTAAATGATAGTAAAATTGTTTTAGGTTCCAAGAAAAGttggtaattttttatatagttgtgtaatttttatagttgtGATTATTTAACGAAAAATAGCTATAACAAACAActgataaataatatacttcTTAGCTGTTTTTATTTGCcaaaatttatgatatacataaaaaaagatgttgttttttttgtagatttttataatttctgTTAACTTTTTTGACAGggttattaacttttttttttaaagaaggAATATATGtgtttatacatttttaaacaaaagtCTATTGAATTATCtgtttatttgtatatataatattgttcATATGgtttatatttgttttaatagcTATAATTTCTATTCTAAATAacagaaaatttaatatatattatagttaaatgttttaataactaTTGTATATGAtagtagaaaaatttttaaatttttgtcattaatttgattaaaaagaaaattgtcATTACTATAGATTCTATAGTGTTTCGCAGCCTAACTTTTTCAAAAGAATTTatctattaaatatatatatatattttatttgtgtTATATATGTCAGTAGATTTGTGATTTAACTCACAATATTTCACATACTGTTTTATGTAACTATCTTCTATAGGAAAAATTGTACATACAATTATAGGTAGCGGCACCATTCCACAAAGAGTGCTGTGGAACAAATATACTTTATGTTGACATAGCATTATCTTTGGTGAATTTctagtataataaaatagtactaattatgtcaaaatatttttgtcaaaatttatatttttcatcttAAATATCTGAAAATGttgtttcaatttttataatatttatgctCTCTTTTTTTAACACTATCATTGATTATCGATTTAATTATACACATTTATAtgtcaaatattttttttgcactattttttttttattatttatagttaGCATTTACTTTTGTCGATAGAAATTATGAcacttattttataatatttataaaatatttaaatacctaaatacatatatattaatgtgCACACATAAATCTCATCAATAATTGATAAGAGagcataaaattatttaaaaattttgaatgaTCTAAAAAAGTTCTTTTTCTATAATCAGTATAGATATATTCAGGTACTTTGTCTCTATGACAAATGATAAATACATGTTGTTAAATATACATTGTTATCACAATTCTTCAACCTCTCTCtcttttctttatatatatatgtatatatatgaCCATTTACACAGTCGTGGCTTTGCCTTgtgaatttaaattttttaacattattgaTACTATCATTCACATTTTGTAAAAacataatgataatattaaataaacttttattatattaaacataTACAATAATCATGACATTCTGTTCCATATAGGAAAAATACCAATAACTACGTTGAATTTTCTATATgaatattactatttttgttatataaaatcacttttt
This Strongyloides ratti genome assembly S_ratti_ED321, chromosome : 2 DNA region includes the following protein-coding sequences:
- a CDS encoding ATP synthase subunit O, mitochondrial; its protein translation is MANIFKRSLSLSATVNNMVKTPIQVYGVEGRYASALYSAAVKSKTLENVDKDLQKVKQLYETDAKFKEFAINPTLQNDKKKEAVKKIAKALGVSKEATNFFGVLAENGRLNILEAVINSFESIMRAHKGELFVEVTSAAPLSKAHQSSLSDALGKFNKGGKNLTVKYIVKPEIVGGLIVNLGDKYVDMSMATRIKKYHDALNEAL